The Orcinus orca chromosome 1, mOrcOrc1.1, whole genome shotgun sequence DNA window AACTGCCTCAGACTGCTCGTCCCACTGCCAAGGTCATGGTCTCTGGGGAGGGTCAGTGTGGCCGAAGTGGCGGCTGGTGATTTAAAAGTGTTCCTCCACCTCCGATGCCCCTGTTGAAAGCCCTCTAAGCAAGCCGGCCAGAGGGAGTAGCAATAGCAGTGAACAGCCCCGGCAGCCAACAACTGGAGGATTTACATCTCAATCACACAATGGAGGAGGCTTTCTCTGTCAACATCACTAACAGGATAAAAACAGCCGGTGTCATTAAATCCTGAGGTGGGCCTGGAGCCCATGGCCCAGCTTCTCCCAGGGTAGGATCCGCCCTGGCTGGGGCCCAGCGGCCCAGAGGGAGGTGGATCCAGGCAGAACTGAAGTGACCCTCACAAACtcacctgtctgggcagggaTGGGGGCTCACTAAAGAAAACATGTCAggtctttgtttgttttaattttagagaGCCAGGACGGCCCAGAAAGACCACTGTCAGCCAGCCCCTTGCTTCCCGCCTCCGGAGCCCCAGGCCTTTGGAAGCCATCCTCCTGGTCCCGTGGATTCGGTCCCGCCTTTCGCTGGCCTCAGGGCTtggtgtttggtttttctttctgaGATCTGGGTCCCCGTTCCTCCAGGGGGAAACATTGCCGtgtggctttctttctttccgtccttcccgTTTGCGTGCCCCCTACAGCTCCTCAGCCCTGGTGGTGCCCAGACGAGGCTGAaatcactgctgtgcctctgagacaCGGTGGGTCAGGGACTGGAGCCCCTGGGCGGGGTCCTGCGTGTTGGGACCAGGCAGGTTTGCCTTCCTTCATCAAGGGAGCGCACGTTTGAGGGCCGCCCAGGATGATGGCAGCAGGGTGGCACCCTATTACTTCTGAGTGGGCCGGGCACTGCCCCCCGAGAGGACCCTCTCTTGTCGCCTCAGTTCTGACATCTGAAAAACACCCCACCCCCTCCGATCCCTGCACACTGATATCCCCCTCCTCTGATTCCCCGGCAGGCTATCGGTAAGGGTCACAGGAGATGAAATGCaccccacagtgcctggcaaggGCTCAGCATCTAGAGGCTGCCCTTGTCGTTGGGGCTGACACGTGGGTCCGAGGCAGCAGAGAGAGGGCCTCGTGTCCCTTCCTTACATTCCCTCAAGTGCAGCCCGAGGCTGGCTCCAAGGCCAGGCCTGCTGCTCGTCAGGCAGGGGCCGCGGGAGGGCTCCTGCTTGCAGCCTCAGCGCCACGGCAGGCGGGAGGGGTGCCAGACCGGAGCCGGGAGCCATCCGCCCCTTTGCTCCCCACGGGGACCCCGGCCTCCCCGGCCCGAAGTCCTGGCTTGGGCTCAGATCTTAAGATCCAGGTCAGCTGTGTCCACCGTCCGCAAGACACTCCCAGGCGGCCAGGTGGCTGATTCTTGCTCCGGGATCCTGCTCTGGCCCAAGGGAATGGCCACTGTGTTCCAAGTGTCATAATGAGGTTCTGGGAGTATCTCATTCACTGTGAAGTTCTCTGTGTGCCTGTGATCCCTGCCCTGAACACCCGTGGCCTAGGACTGTCCTACGGAATTCTGACGGATAAATGGCTGGACCTGAAATGCACCCTGGAGCTTCTGGACCATCACCCTTGTGCTGTACCACTGAGGTAAGCCCGGATCTGTCAGCAAAGGGCTGTGTGTGAACCAAGCTCTTGCTGGCCAGAGAACCATGCTTTTCAGCCGGCTGGTGTTTCAGAAATTAACTTTGGCCATCTAAAAGCCTGAGCGGCCAGCTCAGGGGACTAACAGGACACCAGCCGCTGTTCCTTATCTAATGATGATGATGCTGAGACCATGGTCTCACTCAGAGAGAAGCTATTTTGAGCCGTTCCACCCGCCTGGCAATCCTCATAGACGCATTGTTCAGAAGACGGGCTGGGGTCCTCTTGGTCTCTTCTGCACGTCAGTTACCTGGAAaggggctgcctcttgaggctgGTGTCTTCTCAAGTTTGGAGAAGCAGCCGCAGGTGAGGGGAGGGTCCGGGGACCGGGGGGTAGGAGGGGAGATGTCCTTCCAAGCACACAAACCCTGGCATGAAGCCATCCCACACTGGGACACATGGTGACACTTGTCACTCAAGAAAACTCCACCCGTGTCTGAATGTGTCACTAAACACGAGACAGAAATTGCTCTCTCTTCTCTACCTCCTTAGCAGCCACCCCTGGCCACGCCAGGAAAATAAGATCCCCCCTCTCCCTGTGGGGGCCGTCCCCTCCTGATACCTGTCATCTCTCCGGGGAGTCAAGCAAACTCGGGGGAGCTGTTTGGGGTGACGGGCCGTGGGCCGGAGTTACTTCCCTCAGCTGGAGCTGTTTTTATCTGATTCTAGGGGAGGCTCCGTGCTCTGACGCCGCTTCCTCGAGAGCAGCCAGCCGCCAGCCTGCTCTCCTCTTGGCCTGGAGGATGCTGTCTTCACACAGCAGAAGGTTCTGACTTTCTGGATAAAACCAGATCTGAGCCCACACCTTGAAAACACAGAGGCTGCCAAACGTGAAAGGAGCAGCAAAGGCCCAGGTTGGTaccaggaagaaaggagggggaaGAGATAGACACTGCCAGGTGTCCAGAAAGTGCAACCCGGCCCCAGGCAGCTCATCAGAACTAAGGAGTGGACAGCGGGGTAGGATCAGGCCAAGGAGAGAACCCACCCCTGAGTCAGGGCCAGGGTGGGCTAGGGGAGCAAGTGGCTGGAAGGAATTCTGTCTCTCCCAGGATGCCGGTTTGCTCTCCGGGCCACAGGGACCCTGAGGCCCACTTCCCAGCAGGACTGTCATTAGAAAGCCCAGCGGATGGGGTAGGTGGGCCACTGCGCCAGGTGGAGGGTTGTAGGAACAGAGACTATGCAAGCAGCGGCTCGCAAAGGGGCTCACGGTGGAGCGAGGGACCTGTCCTGCGGCCGGCTCCCCAAGCCTTTGGGGAAAAAGGCCAGACAGGCCACTCCTCCAGCCCTGGCCAAATTCTGACTGAGCCCCTGATGGATAGGAAATGCCCCTTGGAGAGAAACACACCCAATGGCACAAAGTCCAGTCAGGCCAAAAACTTGGCTTTGGGCCAGTCCCACATTTTAGCGATTCCTACattagaatgaaaatgaaaagaaaacagacatgtaAATGTCCATCTCGTCCCTGTCATGTAGGTCTCCGTCCTCTTAATTTCTGATGGATGTTGAATCAGACAGCTTCCGCTGGCTCCCGGCTCTGTAACAGTCACTCACAGAGGTGTCTTAAAGGGCCTGACCGTCCCTTTGCAACAGGAGAAATCCCTGTGTAACACCAACAGTATCACCTGAATGCATCTGTTTGCAAGAAGGATTTTCAGAGAGAGGGCCAGCACCCCttacaattttgttttctctttctgttttttgcaATCCTAAAACCGCCAAAGCTCTCAAATGGTGACTTTTCTCCCATAGCTTATTTAGTGGCAAAATCTGACCTGCACTGAGGTAAGGCTATTTACAGTTTTATTGATCCTAATTAGTCTGACTATTCACATGTTTCTTTGCAGAAATGGTCACGTGTTTGATGGTGGTGAGCTGTTCCAGACTCTGCCGGGCTGTAAGGAAATGTATGGCAATCATCTCTTATTCTCCTCCTCAGATCCAAAATTCGTCATGTCAGAGACCCATTCGGCCCCAAGGATTTCAGAAAAAGGGGTGTGGACCCCAAATGGTGTTACGTATAACAGGAAAGGCTGCCCATGCAAACCCGGGTTGGTAAATTAGTGTATGAACATCGGGCAATTCCAGCAGTTTCGCCCCAGGAATGGAGCCACTGCCCTCCTTCCCAGGGAAACAAAGGTCAAACACACCCAGGCCTGGAGATTTCAGCGGCGAGGAGGTGAGGGCTGCGATTAGGATCAGCAGACACCTGCAGAGATCTGTCCCCCTGACAGCTGAGGGCACAGCAGGCCTTTCCACGCTGGGCTGGAGTCTGTCCATCCTCACTCCCGCTGCCCCCAGAAGACCAATCTGGCAGGGCCTGGGGACCCGGAGGAGGTGTCCACTGCAGTCCTGCCCCTTGACGAGCCCTGCTCGTCTGGACAGGGCCACTGCTGCCTGGACTGGCGGCCCCTCGCGCCCTCGCAGTGGGCGGCGGGTGACGCGAAGCGGGCCGAGTCGGGGCGCTCCTGCCTCTCTCTAGGCATTCCCATCTCCATCCCACTCCCCACCCAACCCAGATGCTCTGCATGTCTGCACTACAGGGCTTTCTGGAGCAGCGGGAGGAGCTGGTAGCCCTTAGAGCCTGCTGAGAGAAGCAGATgcgttttcaaaataaataatatttttaagtccCCTCTTTCCACTCCAAACCCGGGAAGCGGCAGAAGAGAACATGTGAAGACCCCGTGCCCGCCTCTGCCTGACGTGGCCCTCCGGGACACTGGGCTTCTCAGTGGCTCGCCCGGGCTCACAGCTGCTGTGGGATGCCCTGCTCCTTGTAGCCTGTAAGgaagaagcagaggagagatGGTCAGACACCCGGTTCCCTCAGCACTTCTCCAGGCGGTGCCCCCAGACTAGAATATGCTAGAACTTATTCACACAGAGGTGTAAATGACTGCCAAGGTCATTGGCTTTTAATGGGAAACAAAGGGATGAATGGAGAACAGTGGATCTTTGGGTTTAGTGGGGGATATATGAGAGGAGCGTGTCTGCTGCAGATCTGGTGGGGCTTGGAAGGTTATCACTGTGCTCCTGAATCCACACCCCTGAAGCTACTGCACAAAAGTGGCCCCAGCAGACTGGTCTGCTGTGATTTCCCAACGCGGAGCCTTGGGAGAAGGTACCAGGCAGGCTTCCCCAAGTGATGGGCATCTGGTGCATGTGGACCGAGAGgaggaaagaattaaaaaggaAGACAGCGTACACAAGGCAGGAGCCGAGTGTGCGTGCTCCATCAGCTGGACGCCTCTGACACAGGCCAAGGCGACTGATGGCTTCGAGCCCTTAAAGCCTTGGTGATGATTACAAGGACATGGGAAAAAGTTGACCACTGTTGATATTAAGGAACTGATGCTAGTTTATTTGAGCATGAAAGggtattgtgggttttttttttttaaagacatctatggggcttccctggtggcacagtggttgagagtccgcctgccgatgcaggggacacgggttcgtgccctggtccgggaggatcccacatgccgtggagcagctgggcccgtgagccatggccgctgagcctgcgagtccggagcctgtgctccgcagcgggagaggccacaacggtgagaggcccgcgtaccacaaaaaaaaaaaaaagacatctactGAAATATTTAAGGGTGAAATTATAAGTCTGGAATTTGCTGAGTGGTTACCTCTATTAGCTGGTAACTCAGCCCACAGAGGAGCAACAGTGGACTTACATGTAGTTTTTCACTTTATTTACCAGATATTCATCAAATTTAGTTGTTCGGGGTAGAGGAAGATGTAGGGAGTAATCGATGAAACCAGAGTGGCCATGAGTGGATGATGGTTAAAGCCAATATGTGCATTTAGGGACTCATTGTACTAGGCCTTCTACTTGTGTCTATgtttaaacattttccaaaataaaaaaaaaaagaagcttctgAAAATAGAAGCTTGTTGACCAATTGGGAGAGGGGGTGTTTGTGTGCATTGGGGGTGCAGGGCAGGACAGTGAAGGGGAGGCCCAAGGCAGCCCAGGCATGTGGCCCGTCATCCCCCAACAGACTCACCTTGGGAAACTTTGGAGCAACACAGGGTTATTAGGCAGcatgaggaagaggagaaaaagagaaagagaaaacagtctGAAAACAGAGGCCAGAGGGACTGCCTGAGATATAAAAAGAGGGAGGATGCACAGTGCGGCCCAGGAGATGGAAGCGGGCTGTGGCCAGTATTCACAGTGACCAGCCCCTGCGGCCAGTGGCCAGCCCCAGCAGGCGTGTGGACTTGACTGCAGGAGCGCACAGAGAGCATCCTCCCCTCCCTGGGGGTCACACTCGGTGAGACACTGCCAAGaagctctctccccttccctccctatcTCAGCCAAGGCCGCTCTTCTGCTCATCTCCTGCCCCTCACtcttctcccacccccaacccatgtTTGTCTTGAGATGGAATTCTGGATGGACCCCAAGAGGGATGGGTACAGGACAGGTTTAACTGTGACAACCTAAAGATGTTGAAGTGACCCATCCTggccccagcccagctctgcctgagCCACGGGGTTCGCCTTTTATGTGGACAGGAGCCACATATATAAAACCtattgctttgggaaagatccagGTGGGGGATGGTAAACAGACTTTATCTTGCAGACATCTTGGATCCATTGATAGTGACTGCCTGAAGCCCTGTGTTAAGAACATGTAAGACTATTCAGCAGAAAGTGTCatgattgattagcaatgtctgtcATGGGTATGGCAGTAGAGAGAGGCTCTCGTACAactaccaaatatttattgacccaCAACCAATACAGGCTGTTGTTGACTGTTATTTGTTATTATTCATATAAATAGAGCAGCGGCCTTGTAAGTTCCTGATTTTAACTTCtactttgatctatatttctctgaTTCCCCTCTTAGGAGGTTTTTCTTGATGGTACATTTCTTGATGACACCCCAGGCAAtgccaggtaaaaaaaaaatcaccctgtATTGTTATAATTGAAAAGTTCCCTTCATTTTCACAGGACGGGGCTGGAGTGACACCGGAAAGAACAGCCCCTTATCCAACTATCTACCAGGACAAATAAGTCAATTGTGGCTATTCTCTTCGAAGGAGTCATCCTGGGATACACACACTGCATTGTTGCTCGGGGCAGTTCCAGCCCACAGCACCATCTCAACAGTGGCAATTACTCATCCTTTGAGGGTGGGCTTACTTTTTGGAGAAAGGGCAAAGGCACCCCTTGCTGAGATGGGTGAGCAAGTCTGGTGGCCAGGTGGGGTAAGTGGGTAGCGGTGAGGTGTGTTGGGTTTTCTGGTGCAGCCCTCAAGTCCATCCCCCAAACACTGTTCTAAAAAGTCTGACACAAAGACAGCATCCCTGGAACCAAGGAGGTGACCCACAGTGAAAGCTTGGATCGGGGCAGGGGGGGAGAGGGTAggaagggtggggaggtgggTTCCAGCACTTGATTAGCCTGGCGCCAAATACGGCCCCGACACCAGCCACAGAAGAGGGATTTCTGTTGAGTCAACAGCTAGGGTGGTGGAAGGTGAGGAAGTGACAGACCCCCATCTGCCCTTCTCgggtctctgtttcctccttcaGGAGGTGATAAGGGGAGTTCTTGAAGCTGTCTCTAAGATCCAGACCCCTGTGGGTCCTGGTATCAAgcatgaccaaaaaaagaaaaccagaaagctCTCGGGATCAGATTAGGCATCAACACATTTATTGAGACCCACCCTGTGACACAGGCTTGTGCCGCTGTAACAGGAAATTTCCTTACTAACATGCCCCAGTGCCTGGCCAGACAGTTGTGTGATGAGGAGATGATGCGGTAAGAGGGGTCGGGGCTCCTAATGGGTGGAGATGGGGCAGCCGTCACAGGCTTTCCATCTGCCGCTGAGGAAGCCTCTGAGAGCAGAGGCCCCTTCCAGTTTCCAACTGGGACCAAGGTCAGGAGCTTACAACAGGCCTCTCGGGAAGCACCCAACTCCCCCTGGGAAATTGTCAGACTTGGCTTCTCAGGACTCGCAGGATGACAGGCAGCACTTCTGTCCAATTAGCGATGTTCTGCACCCCTCCCCACAAATGCAAGTGGTCCGTGGACAGGCCCATGGGGCGGGGCTCCCATGAGGGGCCTGCCTTGATCTCTGCCTGCTCTGCCCACTCTCCGACATCCTCCCTGACAGCAGCCCCTGCCCTGAGAGCAGCTCTCCACAGCAAGGAAGGACGGCTCCTCAGCTTCTCCCTGCCCAGTgtccccctccctcttctctggcTGCCCCTGTCTCCCAGATCTAACTTTGGGatgccctggcagtccagcatcCCAGGCAGGGGAGGAACTGCTTCCAAGCAGCCTGTCTGACCAATCTACGGGCTCTGCCGAGCTCGCTCATGCTCAGGGACCTGCATTTTCTCCGGCCTGGTGGCTTAACTGGTCACTGACCCGAGCCTTGCTGGGCCCTGGCATCTGTGTGTGCCCTGAATCTTGGGTCCTCACAGGATCCTGAACTCAGACTGGGTCAACTAGGAATCATTCTAGATCGTTCTAGAGCCCCTGGCCCCTGGGCTTCccctcctgcttctgctgtccTTACCTGGCACAGCTCACCTCTGGCATTGACATTCCACCTGTCAATGGTTTTGTCAGGTGTAGGACACAGTAGGAGGAGCgtggggtgtggggagaaggGCAAAGTGCCTGAGGAGACGTGGTCCTTGTTAGGACCTGAGGCCTAGTGAGGTAGACGGAACGTGTGACAATACAGGGACATGCACAGGGGCACAGGGTGACGAGTACGGCTGCTTAAAATATGTGTCTGTTTTAAGATCTCActaggttatttttaaaatgttaatcaaGTCTTCTCTGGTAGTTTTGTGTCGGGATCAAGTTTGTGTTAAGTGACTGGTGAAGGTCCACTGCATACAAATTAGGAAGAGTAAGCCTTTAGCGTCAAGGAACGAAGAGCTTAGTTTAAAAGAAGTAGAAATTAGGCTGTTCTAGTTGTAGAAAAAGTTAGTGTTTCCTGAGGGCAAACATACCCAGTGGGcttttccttctgtctggaaACGGCATGCGGGGGGCACAGGGGACCTGAGCTGACGCGGGCCACACCCCTGCTACCGCGGTTGTCGGCAGGACTGTTTCTGAGCTGAACgggggctccctccctcccttattcACGCCCTTCCCCTCCGGCTCAGGCCCCTCAGATTCCCTGCAGGCCTCGGGGCTGGGCGTGCGGGGAGGGTCCCGGAGGCAGATCGCCCTGCGAAGCCCCCCTGCCCCGAAGCATCGCAAACACCCAGAccaccctggcccctgcccctcccccagccctgctccccgcATGCCGGCCCGCTCCAGCGGTTACTCACTGGCGAGGATGACCATGTCCATGCCCCAGAAGATGCTCATAATCCAGCCCACCATGACGATGGCCGTGAGCATCTGGATGAGGGCCGCGGCGATGTTCAGCCAGAAGACGCAGCACACGTGCCTGTCCGGGAGGTCAGTGCGGGCGCCACACAGCACGGTGAAGGCCGAGACGAACGTCCCTGTGAGAGGCCGGAGGGGACAGCCTCCTGAGGGCGCTGCGAGACACAGCGGCACGTGCGCTCATCACTAGCCTCACCTCACAGCGGCACGTGCGCTCATCACTAGCGCTCATCACATGAACTAGCGGTTCACCCTCCGGGAGCTCCGAGAGAGCAGCCTGGGTGGCACCTTCCGGCTCAGGCCACCTCTGCTGCCCATACTAGAGATGCCAATGTCCCAGCCTGGAGGGGGCATGGCCTGGGGATGCCAAGGACCCAGCACAGTCCTGAGGCCTCTGGGGGAACACAGAGGCCACAGAACAATTGGTCCCGGCCATTAAGGAACGATGGTGCAGCCACATGCAAGGACAACAGACAGCGGGTGGAAAGGGCACCGACCTCGTGCGGCAAAGATCCTTAGGGCCTAGCAGTTCAGAGGTAGGAGCTGCTGCCGCTGAGGTGACACAGAAGCCACCCACAGGGTAAATTCAGGAAATGACCCCCGGCACACACGCTGATTGCGGATGCCAGCAGAGGGGAGAGAGCACAGGCCAGGGCATATCCTGAGGGGGCTCCCCCAAGCACCCCAGACCTGAAAGGGGAAGGACAGAGAGCCCGAGACTTACTgggcagccacaaagcacagagcaACGTGGTGGGTGTGTCCACGGTCTTTACCTCGTCCCAAACTTCCCAGAGCCCTGCGGGTACTATTGCTGCATTTACTGACATTTCTCTCCAGCCAGGCTTTTTTCTACACAGGCTCGGAGCCCCTCAATGACCCTGCAAGGCAGCTGGCCTTCCTTCTATTTGTATGAGTTTCCTATGGCTgttgtaacaagttaccacaaacttagtggcttaaaacaacgcaATTCTGGAGATGAGAAGTCTGAAACGGGTCCTCAGGGCTGggtcctttctggaggctctgggggaccGGAGGTTCCCTGGCCTTTTCCGGCTTCttgaggctgcctgcattccttggctcgtggctgTGTCATCAAAGCCAGGAGCTGCacttctctcctctctgacctcagcTTCCATCCTTACatcttctctctctgactctgatcctcctgtctccctcttataaggacccttgtgattccATTGGGCCCACCGGATAATCCAGGGTAATTCCCACATTTTAAGACCCTTAacttagttacatctgcaaagtcctttttaccatgtaaggtaccatatttgcaggttctggggaccAGGgtatggacatctttggggggggggtggcatCCTTCTGCCCACCACACTAGCTTACATATTGTATTAACCAGGTGTTTCTGATGCTTTGATATCTGgggccttgctgaccctggagagAACCCCTCCCAGAGCTAGCCAAGTCCTAGAGATACTAAATGACTTCCTTACACAAGCCAACCAATCCACAGCCCACACCCAAACTCCTCCTTTATGGACTCTCACACTCTGGGTCACTCCCCCCTACCCTAATCACCCAGAGCCAGGTACCAGACCACTAGGGCACCCCTACACCCCAGAGACCACTGAAAtgattcaaactagccaatcctaaacctGCTTACCCTGTCTTGCTGTTCCTTCCCGTGGAAACCACAGTAAAGGCTCCTCCCCACGTTTTCTCctcactccctctgcctcctAACTGTGCTTTCTTATTTGCCACCCCCAAAGTGCGGTGTGCCCCCTCCTCTTAGGAACTGTGAGTAACAACCTATCTTTcctgcaaactattatatatagaatggataaacaacaaggtcctactgtatagcacagaaaactgtattcagtatcctgtgataaactataatggaaaagactatgaaaaagaatatatatatgtataactgaatcactttgctgcacaccagaaattaatacaacgtggtaaatcaactatactttaataaaactttttttaaaagaggaatgttaaagagaaaaaaaactatcTTTTCAGTGGCCATGAtttcctgatctgttggcctcaccatacctaactaataataaaatctacattttaaagcacgcacacacacacaatcaagaGTTAAGTatcttatccaaggtcacactcACAGGTGGGCATTGACCCCACCGCTGTCTGACGCGGATGGCCATGCTCTGTCATCCTGACCTCACAGGTGAAGTGACCTGGGAGAGCGGGTCCAGATGAGAACGCAAGCCACTTGGGAAATCAGCCCATGATTCTCACGTTCCTACTTCTCATACTTCCTGCTCCTTGAGGAAGCTGCTCGGCAGGCGGGGATTGGGGTGGACGGAGTGGGGGGAGCTTTGattcccctccctctctgcacCCTGGCTGCTGGTCCTTCTTTGCCCAAACTTGGTGGCTCCTACTGGCTTCCTAATGTGGCCTTTCCCTCAGCCCACACACTCGTGCCTCAGCTCCAAGGCCGACCCCTGAGTCCACCAGGCTGATTTCTGATCCCAACCCTGCCCCGTCCTCCTCTTCATCCGAACAACTGCCACTGCTTGTGAGTGTTTCTGCCTCCTGAGCTACTGAGAACTCCTCTGAGGTCCCAGGTGGCATCCCATCCACCTttctgcccccagcccagcacaGCGCCTGGTGAACAGCAGGTGGGATACGGGGACCCAAAGAAATGCAACCCGTGTGAAGTTCATCCTCAGACCACCTGCATCATCGCCTGCagtatttgtttaaaatgcagatgcctGGGTGTCCGTCTGAGAGCTGGATGTCTAAGGGgtggcccaggaatctgcatttctaagcaAGTTTCTCCTTCCACTCAAATAATGA harbors:
- the STUM gene encoding protein stum homolog, which gives rise to MEPSHKDAETAAAAAAVAAVAAADRGTSSSSGVVVQVREKKGPLRAAIPYMPFPVAVICLFLNTFVPGLGTFVSAFTVLCGARTDLPDRHVCCVFWLNIAAALIQMLTAIVMVGWIMSIFWGMDMVILASYKEQGIPQQL